The proteins below are encoded in one region of Elgaria multicarinata webbii isolate HBS135686 ecotype San Diego chromosome 8, rElgMul1.1.pri, whole genome shotgun sequence:
- the LOC134402761 gene encoding inactive heparanase-2-like — protein sequence MPCPGAGPPGFLALLAPGLALLAHLSLPSQAGVRRLPAGTSPRGAPGRTLILLDVSARSPLRVTSPNFLSLQLDPSILHDGWLDFLSSRRLVTLARGLAPAFLRFAGKRTDFLQFQNVKNPAKSRGGPGPDYYLKNYEDDIIRSDIALDKQKGCKIAQHPDIMLELQREKAAQMHLVLLKEQFSNTYTNLTLTGKSRVDPAVLLLEMP from the exons ATGCCCTGCCCCGGCGCTGGCCCTCCCGGCTTCCTGGCCCTCTTGGCCCCTGGGCTGGCGCTGCTGGCTCACCTCTCGCTCCCCTCCCAGGCCGGCGTGAGGCGCCTTCCCGCCGGCACCAGCCCTCGGGGCGCCCCGGGCAGGACGCTCATCCTGCTGGACGTGAGCGCCAGGAGCCCCCTCCGCGTCACCAGCCCGAACTTCCTCTCGCTGCAGCTGGACCCCTCCATCCTCCACGACGGCTGGCTAGACTTCCTCAG CTCCCGGCGCCTGGTGACCCTGGCCCGTGGCCTGGCGCCCGCCTTCCTCCGATTCGCCGGCAAGAGGACCGACTTCTTGCAGTTCCAGAACGTGAAGAACCCGGCCAAGAGCCGCGGCGGACCCGGACCCGATTACTACCTCAAGAACTACGAGGACG aCATCATTCGCAGTGATATTGCCTTGGATAAGCAGAAAGGCTGCAAGATTGCCCAGCACCCAGACATCATGTTGGAGCTACAGAGGGAAAAAGCAGCTCAGATGCACCTGGTTCTTCTCAAGGAGCAGTTCTCCAACACTTATACAAATCTCACACTAACAG GCAAAAGCCGAGTGGACCCTGCAGTGCTTCTGTTGGAGATGCCCTGA